Proteins encoded together in one Streptomyces sp. B1I3 window:
- a CDS encoding GNAT family N-acetyltransferase, with protein MSVPEFRALLPVRPATAGDRSALGELDRATWSTLHAVQPRPQPPYEPFFDDRNRPEDHLVAEAVTGAQETHVAGYLRLASPTPLACNAHVRQIQGLAVAEWARGHGVARALLRASYAEARRQGAGRITLRVLGHNTPARALYASEGFAVEGVLPGEFFLHGRYVDDVLMGRSLTA; from the coding sequence ATGTCCGTGCCTGAGTTCCGCGCCCTCCTGCCCGTCCGTCCCGCCACGGCGGGGGACCGGTCCGCACTCGGGGAGCTCGACCGGGCCACCTGGTCGACCCTGCACGCCGTACAGCCGAGGCCTCAGCCCCCGTACGAGCCCTTCTTCGACGACCGGAACCGGCCCGAGGACCACCTCGTCGCCGAGGCCGTCACCGGGGCGCAGGAGACGCACGTCGCGGGGTATCTCCGTCTGGCCTCGCCCACGCCGCTCGCCTGCAACGCGCACGTACGCCAGATACAGGGGCTCGCCGTGGCCGAGTGGGCCCGGGGACACGGCGTGGCCCGGGCACTGCTGCGCGCCTCCTACGCCGAGGCGCGGCGTCAGGGGGCCGGGCGGATCACGCTGCGCGTGCTCGGGCACAACACGCCCGCCCGGGCGCTCTACGCCTCCGAGGGATTCGCCGTCGAGGGCGTCCTGCCCGGCGAGTTCTTCCTGCACGGGCGCTACGTCGACGACGTCCTGATGGGCCGTTCACTCACGGCCTGA